One Desulforhopalus sp. DNA segment encodes these proteins:
- the argB gene encoding acetylglutamate kinase, which translates to MVKSVAESIEKAKVLIEALPYMQEFRGKTIVIKYGGHAMVDDHLKKQFALDVILLKQIGINPVIVHGGGPQINSLLDRLGIKASYVQGMRVTDGETMDVVEMVLVGQVNKQIVGLINHCGGKAVGLSGRDGDLVCAKKLKVKRKKADEALADAPPELIDVGRVGQVTKINTGVLESLSGNDFIPVIAPVGVGEDGQAFNINADLVAGAIAGALAAEKMILLTDVPGVKNKAGELLSSLAHGELEALIDDGTIAGGMIPKVRCCEEALRRGVAKTYIVDGRVEHSILLEMFTREGVGTEIF; encoded by the coding sequence ATGGTAAAAAGCGTTGCTGAAAGTATTGAAAAGGCCAAGGTGCTCATTGAGGCACTGCCCTATATGCAGGAATTCAGGGGAAAAACTATCGTCATAAAGTACGGCGGCCATGCCATGGTTGACGACCACCTGAAAAAACAATTTGCCCTTGACGTTATCCTCCTCAAGCAGATTGGCATCAACCCGGTCATTGTCCACGGCGGCGGGCCACAGATCAACAGCCTGCTAGACCGTCTTGGAATAAAAGCAAGTTATGTCCAGGGAATGCGTGTAACCGATGGAGAGACCATGGATGTGGTTGAGATGGTCCTGGTCGGCCAGGTGAACAAACAAATCGTCGGACTGATCAACCACTGCGGCGGCAAGGCGGTCGGGCTATCCGGCAGGGATGGCGATCTGGTCTGTGCTAAAAAACTCAAGGTCAAGCGCAAGAAAGCTGACGAGGCCTTGGCTGATGCCCCGCCCGAGCTTATCGATGTCGGCCGGGTGGGGCAGGTGACCAAGATCAACACCGGCGTCCTCGAAAGCCTCAGCGGTAACGATTTTATCCCGGTCATTGCCCCGGTGGGGGTTGGCGAGGACGGTCAGGCCTTCAATATCAATGCCGATCTGGTCGCCGGGGCGATTGCCGGAGCCCTGGCGGCGGAGAAGATGATCCTTCTAACCGATGTTCCCGGGGTGAAGAATAAGGCCGGTGAACTGCTTTCCTCCCTGGCGCATGGCGAATTGGAGGCCCTCATCGACGATGGTACCATTGCCGGGGGGATGATCCCCAAGGTACGCTGTTGCGAAGAGGCCCTGCGCCGCGGCGTAGCCAAGACCTATATTGTAGATGGGAGAGTGGAGCATTCGATTTTGCTGGAAATGTTTACCCGAGAAGGGGTTGGAACGGAGATATTTTGA